In Xiphophorus hellerii strain 12219 chromosome 4, Xiphophorus_hellerii-4.1, whole genome shotgun sequence, a single genomic region encodes these proteins:
- the rbm26 gene encoding RNA-binding protein 26: MLIDNLDALKTWLSETLEPICDADPSALAKYVVALVKKDKSEKELKALCIDQLDVFLQKETQPFVDKLFEAIDNKSYLPLPEQPQVKVEKEEQKKDEIQTNREEEKDKKFPRRVNHSPLQSSSRYGRDGRRGDDRKRDDRSRKRDYDRMPPRRDSYRDRYNRRRGRSYSHSRSRSRSWSKERIRDRDRERERDRDRDRDRDRDRSRSRSLSRTRSRSRSRDRESGKLKYDHERADRPESADVYTPAVLVSTATPSHFPNPTVSSTITVIAPTHHHNTTNESWSDFRPEPPVDRGPFNRGLPLQRKRCRDYDEKGLCMRGDMCPFDHGSDPVVVEDVNLPSILPFQPPPIPGVDQPPPPGLPPPPPLLNPPPVNLRPPVPPPGALPPSLPPVAGPPPPLPPLQPAGMDAPPISITSSVPTIVTSGMRPSLPQASGPLFAPDHYDTDVYNPEAPSITSTSRPMYRHRVNAQRPNLIGLTMGEMDQPLRDKIPNNNMRIVMESDSRKRSAPFHDGGPCKKPWFDKPNFNKLNHQGYHKRAQFSPNAKLLVRQIPPELNNISKLNEHFSKFGTIVNLQVAYQNDPEGALIQFTSPEEAKRAMQSTEAVLNNRFIKVHWFRDDMSDGLGQSRPQQLHPQPQSSMSSATTLKQSVKDRLGPLMPPNSEPTQDSSVASQNASKVSVKDRLGFSPKLAAPVEKVSATSMGITKTVYNPAARKPSQRTSEEALKKKQEALRLQQDVRKKKQEILEKHIETQKLLISKLEKNKTMKAEDKAKIMETLGTLTKSITKLQEEIKGISSSSSLLRTAKSKAQAQKELLDAELDLYQKTQAGEDTASLKRKYTLLQIEAAKRGILSPGRGRGVHSRGRGTVRSRGRGSRGRGRGVPLHAVVDHRPRALEISGFTDADCVDLLPHFAQFGEIEDCQIDENKLSAVVTYKTRAEAEQAALHGLRFNSQTLRLAWHKPATTLSTADAEDKEPPEDEYPEESLSDDAFLQDDDEEEDDNEPRSWRR, translated from the exons ATGTTAATTGATAACCTCGATGCTTTAAAAACATGGCTGTCTGAAACCCTGGAGCCCAT TTGTGATGCTGACCCCTCTGCTCTCGCAAAATATGTTGTTGCTTTGGTGAAGAAGGACAAAAGTGAAAAGGAACTGAAAGCCCTGTGTATTGACCAATTGgatgtttttctgcaaaaag AGACCCAGCCATTTGTGGATAAGCTTTTCGAAGCCATCGACAACAAAAGCTACCTCCCACTGCCAGAACAACCACAAGTCAAAGTTGAGAAGGAAGAGCAGAAGAAAGATgag ATACAAACAAAtcgtgaagaagaaaaagacaagaagtTTCCTCGCCGGGTAAATCATAGTCCTCTTCAGTCAAGCTCACGCTATGGCAGAGATGGCAG GCGAGGTGATGACCGCAAGAGAGACGATCGCTCCAGGAAGAGAGATTACGATCGTATGCCACCAAGGAGGGACTCTTACCGTGACCGCTACAACCGCAGAAGAGGCCGCAGCTACAGCCACAGCCGAAGTCGCAGCCGAAGTTGGAGCAAAGAGCGCATCCGAGACCGTgacagagagagggaaagagacaGGGACAGGGACAGAGACAGAGATCGTGACCGCAGTAGGAGCCGGTCCTTAAGCAGAACTCGGTCCAGAAGCAGGAGCCGAG ACAGAGAATCAGGGAAGCTGAAGTACGACCATGAGCGCGCTGACAGGCCAGAGAGCGCTGACGTCTACACTCCAGCAGTGCTCGTTTCTACTGCAACACCTTCCCACTTCCCCAACCCGACAGTGAGCAGCACCATTACGGTCATCGCCCCGACTCATCATCATAACACCACCAACGAGAGCTGGTCAGACTTTCGTCCCGAGCCCCCTGTGGATCGTGGACCTTTCAATCGTGGTCTGCCTCTTCAAAGGAAAAGGTGTAGGGACTATGATG AAAAGGGGTTATGCATGCGAGGGGACATGTGTCCGTTTGATCACGGGAGCGATCCAGTCGTCGTGGAGGACGTCAATCTGCCCAGTATTTTGCCCTTCCAGCCTCCACCAATCCCAGGCGTGGACCAACCACCCCCACCAGGCCTTCCACCCCCACCACCATTATTGAACCCCCCACCTGTGAACCTTCGACCCCCGGTACCTCCACCAGGCGCCCTTCCACCGAGTCTTCCTCCGGTTGCAG gtcctcctccaccacttcctcCATTGCAGCCTGCAGGCATGGATGCTCCTCCCATTTCTATCACCAGTTCTGTTCCCACCATCGTCACGTCTGGGATGCGCCCGTCCCTTCCTCAAGCCTCAGGGCCGCTTTTCGCCCCTG ATCACTATGACACTGACGTGTACAATCCCGAGGCTCCCAGCATCACCAGCACCTCCAGGCCGATGTACCGTCACCGGGTCAACGCTCAAAGACCCAATCTGATTGGCCTCACAATGGGGGAGATGGACCAGCCATTGAGAG ACAAGATTCCCAACAACAACATGAGGATCGTTATGGAATCTGACTCGAGGAAGAGATCTGCTCCCTTTCATGATGGAGGCCCATGCAAGAAACCTTGGTTTGACAA ACCCAACTTCAACAAACTAAATCACCAGGGTTACCATAAAAGAGCTCAGTTCTCCCCCAACGCCAAGCTGCTTGTTCGGCAAATTCCACCTGAGCTCAACAACATCAGCAAACTCAATGAGCATTTCAGCAAGTTTGGCACCATTGTCAACTTGCAG GTGGCCTATCAGAATGACCCGGAGGGAGCTCTGATCCAGTTCACCTCTCCTGAAGAGGCCAAGCGAGCTATGCAAAGCACCGAAGCTGTTCTCAACAACCGCTTCATCAAGGTCCACTGGTTTCGTGATGACATGAGTGACGGACTGGGCCAGTCTCGGCCACAGCAGCTTCACCCACAGCCACAGTCATCCATG TCATCAGCCACAACTCTCAAGCAGTCTGTGAAGGATCGACTCGGACCCCTAATGCCTCCAAACTCAGAGCCCACTCAGGATTCCAGCGTAGCCTCTCAG AATGCCTCTAAAGTGTCAGTTAAAGATCGTCTAGGTTTCTCTCCCAAACTTGCTGCtcctgtggaaaaa GTGTCTGCGACATCGATGGGGATCACAAAGACTGTGTATAATCCTGCTGCTAGGAAGCCTTCCCAGAGGACCTCAGAGGAAGCTCTGAAAAAGAAGCAG GAGGCCCTAAGACTACAGCAGGATGTgaggaagaagaaacaggaaataTTGGAGAAGCACATTGAGACACAGAAG CTCCTGATTTCCAAACTTgagaagaacaaaacaatgaaggCAGAAGATAAAGCCAAGATCATGGAAACTTTGGGCACATTAACCAAAAGCATAACAAAACTGCAAGAAGAGATAAAGGGaatctccagcagcagcagccttcTACGAACCGCCAAGAGCAAAGCTCAG GCACAGAAGGAGCTGCTTGATGCAGAGCTTGATCTGTATCAGAAGACTCAGGCTGGAGAGGACACAGCTTCTTTAAAGCGGAAGTACACCCTTCTTCAAATTGAG GCAGCTAAAAGGGGGATTCTGTCACCAGGACGAGGCCGCGGCGTCCATTCCCGGGGACGTGGCACTGTCAGAAGCCGGGGGAGAGGATCCAGAGGTCGTGGACGGGGCGTTCCGCTGCATGCAGTTGTGGACCATCGACCTCGAGCGCTGGAAATTTCTGGTTTCACCGATGCCGACTGTGTGGACTTACTTCCCCATTTTGCT caaTTTGGAGAGATTGAAGATTGCCAGATTGACGAGAACAAACTTTCTGCAGTCGTCACATACAAGACGAGAGCGGAGGCCGAGCAG GCGGCTCTGCACGGACTGAGATTCAACAGCCAGACTTTACGCCTGGCCTGGCATAAGCCTGCCACCACTCTCAGTACAGCAGATGCAGAAGATAAAGAACCACCGGAAGATGAG TACCCGGAGGAGTCGCTGAGTGACGATGCATTCCTGCAAGACGACGACGAGGAGGAAGACGACAACGAGCCTCGTTCCTGGCGCAGATGA